The following DNA comes from Cucumis sativus cultivar 9930 chromosome 7, Cucumber_9930_V3, whole genome shotgun sequence.
AAAAGAagacaacaaattaatttacaaagtataatatatacacaatgatatatttaaagcttcgttggaaaaaaaattacccaactcattttcaatattgacTAGTAATGAATTCCCCATAGGGGGCTGAGTTTTCGTTTCCATGGTAAGCATCTTAAGAGATATTTTCCTTAGGTAATCTGACTGaaataagatattaaaaataaaattggtgAGATTGCTAAAACAAAGTTGTGTTTGGTGGAAGAACACATAACACGATCAAACAGGATTTCAAtgagagaaatgaaagaatatacaTGGgcacacaaaaaaagaaagtcaggccccaaagaaaaaaaaggagtatGTTCGTTACACAACTAAAACTTAGGTAGCAAATCAAACCGGTATCTTATTGTTAATAGAATATGGGATAAACATAAATGACAATCCTTGatttaaacaacaacaaagcGAGCAAGAATACCTGACTGGTAGCGGCAGTAAAAATCTTTTCCTCAAACCTTACAGCAATTTTTCGTAGTTCACTCAATCCCTCTTGACCAGAAACAGGAAGGTGCCTCTTCAATGTCTCCATtctaaccaaaaaaaaaaaagataaaaatataaaagcaTAGTGGCTAACTAGTATATTAAATGCAAAAGCATGAGAAGTTGTTCTTGAAAGGAAAACTACAATAGCAATCTATGTCCATGATTCAAAGTATTAGATACTTTAGAGGAGCGTACTCTAAAATGGCCCAGTCAAATTCAGCAAGATCCCCACCTCTACAAATAGCttacatttcttctttttaaagaagaGGATAATACCTGAAGAATCAAAAAAGAACCTCCCCACAAAACCCAACCTACTATATCTTCAATCCAAGAATGGGAAAGTCAATAACGTGTAATTTCAAGAAATTACGTTTTAGAAACAGAATTCAAGAAATCATTCCCGAGTAATCTAACCAACGAACTATGAAACAAAGAGCTATATAAGCTCAAAGGCATATGTTAAATAAGATAGAATAGTAGAGCAGGATGTAAGAAATCATACATTTTGTTGACAATTCGTTGTCGAGAATCTGGTTGCAATTGAGACCTCCAATCCACGGTCTCCATTCCAGGTTCTACAGCTTGAGTAGGTCTCCAATTATTGTTATCCATTCAAAAGTTCCCAAACAACCAAAATGGAAAAGGGTGTGTCCAAAACCCCAATAACAAGGAGTGGGGTGGGTGGGATCAATGAAGGTCAGAAATTGGCGGTGGAGATAGTAATCGGGCAGAAATTGGGTGGGGTCAATGAATGGATTCTGCAATTGTTTTGGAGCTGATTACAGAGAATGATGAGTCAAATTATCTGGAAATAGCGGAAACCTAAAGAAGATAAATCATCGAAAACTTGTTAGCCAGGGAGCGCGATTTAGCAAGCCGTGGAAGAGGGGAGGGTGTGGGTGTTGTGTGGATCAAGAAGCATCTCCATGCGTGGAAGGCAAACCAAGAAAGAAACCTGTTCGTTCTAGTCTTCTTCGTGAGCAGCGTCAGCCAGCCATTGATAAACAAagttatttatgttatttcttTGCTTCGTTCCCTGCCCAAAACACTTACACGAGCCAATTTTACCAAAATGCCCTTCATGAGAAGAAGGAAACTGAAGGGtgaaattgacattttaaaaaaaacaaaaatgttttcttgtgttatagattatatttattttctaacttaTGCTGTTGGGt
Coding sequences within:
- the LOC116405069 gene encoding mediator of RNA polymerase II transcription subunit 15a isoform X2; its protein translation is MDNNNWRPTQAVEPGMETVDWRSQLQPDSRQRIVNKIMETLKRHLPVSGQEGLSELRKIAVRFEEKIFTAATSQSDYLRKISLKMLTMETKTQPPMGNSLLVNIENELEYSGEDEASTITCVDG
- the LOC116405069 gene encoding mediator of RNA polymerase II transcription subunit 15a isoform X1, which gives rise to MDNNNWRPTQAVEPGMETVDWRSQLQPDSRQRIVNKIMETLKRHLPVSGQEGLSELRKIAVRFEEKIFTAATSQSDYLRKISLKMLTMETKTQPPMGNSLLVNIENELGLIEYSGEDEASTITCVDG
- the LOC116405069 gene encoding mediator of RNA polymerase II transcription subunit 15a isoform X5, which gives rise to METLKRHLPVSGQEGLSELRKIAVRFEEKIFTAATSQSDYLRKISLKMLTMETKTQPPMGNSLLVNIENELGLIEYSGEDEASTITCVDG
- the LOC116405069 gene encoding mediator of RNA polymerase II transcription subunit 15a isoform X4; protein product: MDNNNWRPTQAVEPGMETVDWRSQLQPDSRQRIVNKIMETLKRHLPVSGQEGLSELRKIAVRFEEKIFTAATSQSDYLRKISLKMLTMETKTQPPMGNSLLVNIENEIFW
- the LOC116405069 gene encoding mediator of RNA polymerase II transcription subunit 15a isoform X3 produces the protein MDNNNWRPTQAVEPGMETVDWRSQLQPDSRQRIVNKIMETLKRHLPVSGQEGLSELRKIAVRFEEKIFTAATSQSDYLRKISLKMLTMETKTQPPMGNSLLVNIENESYRIFW